The following are from one region of the Mesorhizobium sp. B4-1-4 genome:
- a CDS encoding NAD(P)/FAD-dependent oxidoreductase, giving the protein MNEARHQVVVVGAGFGGLEFTRALAGAPVRITMIDKRNHHLFQPLLYQVATTALATSEVAWPIRHLLRKRKDVTTLLANIVGVDRAGKRVLLDDGSAVAYDTLVLATGARHAYFGHDEWEPFAPGLKTLEDATTVRRRILLAFEQAERETDPAKRQALLTIAIVGGGPTGVELAGTIAELAHDTLRGEFRNIDTRETRVVLIEAGDRILANFAPKLSEYARKALERLGVTLELGHAVTRCDAEGVVFGDTHLPARTILWAAGVAGSPAAEWLGAKADRAGRVLVEPDLSVPGSPEIFVIGDAALVLRPDGRPVPGVAPSAKQEGRHVAATIKARLDGDATTRLFHYKHAGDLATIGKRAAAIDFGWIKLTGWPAWWLWGIAHIYFLIGFRNRLAVSLSWLWIYVTGQRSARLITQGDDDKT; this is encoded by the coding sequence ATGAACGAAGCCAGGCATCAAGTTGTGGTGGTCGGCGCGGGTTTCGGCGGCCTCGAATTTACCCGCGCGCTTGCCGGCGCACCGGTTCGCATCACCATGATCGACAAGCGCAACCATCATCTGTTCCAGCCGCTGCTCTACCAGGTGGCGACGACGGCACTGGCGACCTCCGAGGTTGCCTGGCCGATCCGCCACCTTCTGCGCAAACGCAAGGATGTCACCACGCTGCTCGCCAATATCGTCGGCGTCGACCGGGCCGGCAAGCGCGTGCTGCTCGATGACGGCAGCGCCGTCGCCTACGACACGCTGGTGCTGGCCACCGGCGCGCGCCACGCCTATTTCGGCCATGACGAATGGGAGCCTTTCGCGCCCGGCCTGAAGACGCTGGAGGACGCCACCACCGTTCGGCGCCGCATCCTGCTGGCCTTCGAACAGGCGGAGCGGGAGACTGATCCCGCCAAACGCCAGGCGCTGCTGACCATTGCCATTGTCGGTGGCGGCCCGACCGGTGTGGAACTCGCCGGCACCATCGCCGAGCTGGCGCATGACACGTTGCGCGGTGAGTTCCGTAACATCGATACGCGCGAAACGCGTGTCGTGCTGATCGAAGCCGGCGACCGGATCCTGGCCAATTTCGCGCCAAAACTTTCCGAATACGCCAGGAAGGCGCTCGAGCGGCTCGGCGTCACACTTGAACTCGGACACGCCGTTACGCGCTGTGACGCGGAAGGTGTCGTCTTCGGCGACACGCATCTGCCGGCCCGAACGATCCTTTGGGCAGCCGGCGTTGCCGGTTCGCCCGCCGCCGAATGGCTGGGAGCGAAGGCGGACCGAGCGGGCAGGGTGCTCGTCGAGCCCGACCTCAGCGTGCCCGGCAGCCCGGAGATTTTTGTTATCGGCGACGCCGCCCTTGTCTTGCGGCCGGACGGACGCCCAGTACCCGGTGTGGCACCTTCCGCCAAGCAGGAGGGCCGACATGTCGCGGCCACTATCAAGGCCAGGTTGGATGGCGATGCCACCACGCGACTCTTCCACTACAAGCATGCGGGCGACCTGGCGACGATCGGCAAGCGCGCCGCCGCGATCGATTTCGGCTGGATTAAGCTTACGGGCTGGCCGGCCTGGTGGCTGTGGGGCATCGCACACATCTATTTCCTGATCGGGTTCCGTAACCGGCTCGCGGTTTCGTTAAGCTGGCTATGGATCTACGTCACAGGCCAGCGTAGCGCCCGGCTGATCACGCAGGGCGACGACGACAAGACCTGA
- a CDS encoding 5-formyltetrahydrofolate cyclo-ligase, with product MANDHDDQGPAQYSSPPCFMHELDPEFRAPLSDWTDVRRWRKAERERLIAARLAVSADARTAMSQRIADGLDAIIGDIAGRMVSLYWPFRGEPDLRPWMAAINERGGRTALPIVVEKGRPLMFRAYKPGDRLEKGVWNIPIPAEGDPVLPDIVISPIVGIDPTNYRLGYGGGFFDRTLAAMPFKPLVIGVGYNLQRIATIYPQPHDIPMDRIVTEA from the coding sequence ATGGCCAATGATCATGACGACCAAGGTCCGGCGCAGTATTCCTCGCCGCCCTGCTTCATGCACGAACTCGATCCCGAGTTCCGGGCGCCTCTAAGCGACTGGACCGACGTAAGGCGATGGCGCAAAGCTGAACGCGAACGGCTGATCGCCGCCCGGCTCGCGGTTTCGGCCGACGCGCGAACAGCAATGTCGCAACGCATTGCGGATGGCCTCGATGCGATCATTGGCGACATAGCGGGCCGCATGGTCAGCCTTTACTGGCCGTTTCGCGGCGAGCCGGATCTGCGGCCTTGGATGGCCGCCATAAACGAACGAGGTGGCCGTACCGCACTGCCTATCGTCGTCGAAAAGGGGCGGCCATTGATGTTTCGCGCCTACAAACCGGGCGACCGATTGGAAAAGGGGGTCTGGAACATCCCGATCCCTGCCGAGGGTGATCCGGTACTGCCCGACATCGTCATCTCGCCGATCGTCGGTATCGATCCCACCAATTATCGCCTGGGATATGGCGGCGGTTTCTTCGACCGGACGCTGGCCGCCATGCCGTTCAAGCCATTGGTCATTGGCGTCGGCTATAACCTGCAGCGCATTGCGACCATCTATCCGCAGCCGCACGACATTCCGATGGATCGGATCGTGACGGAGGCTTAA
- a CDS encoding Lrp/AsnC family transcriptional regulator, translated as MPLDRIDIAILETLQKDGRMPNAALAEKVGLSQSACSRRLDNLEKSGTIRGYHARLSNAALGHQMTAIVHISLSGQFEKTLSDFEAAIKRCPNVLSCHLMSGEYDYILRIAAKDLVDYERIHKEWLSAMPHVTKINSSFALREIVDRTAMGLKPEMA; from the coding sequence ATGCCACTCGACAGGATTGATATCGCCATTCTGGAGACATTGCAGAAGGATGGGCGGATGCCGAACGCGGCGCTTGCCGAAAAGGTCGGCTTGTCCCAGTCGGCCTGCTCGCGCCGGCTCGACAATCTGGAGAAGTCGGGAACCATCCGCGGTTATCACGCCCGCCTTTCCAACGCAGCCCTTGGCCATCAGATGACGGCGATCGTCCACATATCCCTGTCCGGACAGTTCGAGAAGACGCTGTCGGATTTCGAGGCGGCGATCAAGCGTTGCCCCAACGTGCTGTCGTGCCACCTGATGTCGGGCGAATACGATTACATCCTTCGGATCGCGGCAAAAGATCTGGTCGATTATGAGCGCATCCATAAGGAGTGGCTGTCGGCGATGCCGCATGTGACGAAGATCAATTCGTCCTTTGCCTTGCGCGAAATCGTCGACCGGACGGCGATGGGGCTGAAGCCGGAAATGGCTTAA
- the ald gene encoding alanine dehydrogenase translates to MRVGCPKEIKNHEYRVGLTPGSVREYVAHGHEVLVEAGAGAGIGADDNAYRAAGATIAKTAADVFAKSDMIVKVKEPQPDEWVQLRDGQILYTYLHLAPDPEQTKGLLASGVTAIAYETVTDDRGGLPLLAPMSEVAGRLSIQAGATALQKANGGRGVLLGGVPGVLPGKVTVLGGGVVGLHAARMAAGLGADVTIIDRSIPRLRQLDDLFAGRVHTRYSTVEALEEECFSADIVVGAVLIPGAAAPKLVTREMLSGMKKGSVLVDVAIDQGGCFETSHATTHAEPTYEVDGVIHYCVANMPGAVPVTSAHALNNATLHYGLQLADKGLKALIDDHHLRNGLNVHKGKITNRAVAEALGYELVEPKAVLAA, encoded by the coding sequence ATGCGTGTCGGTTGCCCAAAGGAAATCAAGAACCATGAATACCGTGTCGGCCTCACGCCTGGCTCGGTCCGCGAATATGTCGCCCATGGCCACGAAGTTCTGGTCGAGGCCGGAGCCGGCGCCGGCATCGGTGCCGATGACAACGCCTATCGCGCCGCCGGCGCCACCATCGCCAAGACAGCCGCCGACGTGTTCGCCAAGTCGGACATGATCGTCAAGGTCAAGGAGCCGCAGCCCGATGAATGGGTCCAACTGCGCGACGGCCAGATCCTGTACACCTATCTTCACCTGGCTCCGGACCCGGAGCAGACCAAGGGCCTGCTCGCTTCGGGTGTCACAGCGATCGCCTATGAAACCGTGACCGACGACCGTGGCGGCCTGCCGCTGCTCGCGCCGATGTCGGAAGTCGCCGGCCGCCTGTCGATCCAGGCCGGAGCCACGGCGCTGCAAAAGGCCAATGGCGGCCGCGGCGTGCTGCTCGGCGGCGTCCCTGGCGTGCTGCCCGGCAAGGTGACTGTGCTCGGCGGCGGCGTCGTCGGCCTGCACGCGGCCCGCATGGCCGCCGGCCTTGGCGCTGACGTCACCATCATCGACCGCTCGATCCCGCGGCTGCGCCAGCTCGACGACCTCTTCGCGGGCCGTGTCCACACACGTTACTCGACCGTCGAGGCGCTGGAGGAAGAATGCTTCTCGGCCGACATCGTCGTCGGCGCCGTACTGATCCCGGGCGCCGCTGCACCCAAGCTCGTCACCCGCGAAATGCTGTCCGGTATGAAAAAAGGCTCGGTGCTGGTCGACGTGGCCATCGACCAGGGCGGCTGCTTCGAGACCTCGCACGCGACTACCCATGCAGAACCCACCTACGAGGTCGACGGCGTCATCCACTATTGCGTCGCCAACATGCCTGGCGCGGTGCCGGTCACCTCGGCTCACGCGCTGAACAACGCAACGCTGCATTATGGCCTGCAACTCGCCGACAAGGGCCTGAAGGCCCTGATTGACGACCATCACCTGCGCAACGGTCTCAATGTCCACAAGGGCAAGATTACCAACCGCGCGGTCGCCGAAGCGCTTGGCTATGAACTCGTCGAGCCGAAGGCCGTTCTAGCCGCCTGA
- a CDS encoding outer membrane protein, with protein MFIRVSAKSILLGAVSAVALMSAANAADVVQPVEASVFNWSGAYVGIGGGFGASVHKFSVPGFDLNGVGGNGVFGELTAGYDYMVSERFLLGGFIDANFGNIGPSISVPGADIDLTDSYGFDVGLRAGYVLNPNTLGYVLGGYSWQHFKLDGSGGAEGLNFTENRSGYVLGVGMETVLRGNWTLKTEYRYANFGDKSLIDFGGASLNGEPSTHTFHIAADYRFGAQNGGGASIAAPVYNWTGFYVGGALGAGTAVHKLGIDFGGGALDANGIGSEGVFGELNAGYDYDFGTWVAGVQIDGRYSGIRSKLDFLGASVKLDSDYGFDALGRVGAKVNESTLAYVIGGYSYQHFDLNVPDPIGDIDWNKSGFTVGGGLETAVSSNMTVGLEYRYSQFAKKDLSSEFGAPDGTLTDKASFQTVRIGAKYKFN; from the coding sequence ATGTTTATTCGCGTTTCTGCGAAATCTATTCTCCTCGGCGCTGTTTCTGCTGTGGCCTTGATGTCGGCGGCCAATGCGGCAGATGTCGTGCAGCCGGTGGAAGCGAGCGTTTTTAACTGGAGCGGAGCTTATGTCGGCATAGGTGGCGGTTTCGGCGCCAGCGTGCACAAGTTCAGCGTGCCGGGCTTCGACTTGAACGGCGTCGGCGGCAATGGCGTATTCGGCGAACTGACTGCCGGCTACGACTACATGGTGTCCGAGCGCTTCCTGCTGGGCGGCTTTATCGATGCCAATTTCGGGAATATCGGCCCATCGATCAGCGTCCCAGGCGCCGACATCGACCTGACCGATTCCTATGGTTTCGATGTCGGTCTGCGAGCCGGTTATGTTCTCAACCCCAACACGCTCGGTTACGTGCTCGGCGGTTACAGCTGGCAGCATTTCAAGCTTGATGGATCGGGCGGTGCTGAAGGGTTGAACTTCACTGAAAACCGCAGCGGCTATGTGCTGGGTGTCGGCATGGAAACCGTGCTGCGCGGCAACTGGACGCTGAAGACCGAATATCGGTACGCGAACTTTGGCGACAAGTCGCTGATCGATTTTGGTGGTGCTTCGTTGAACGGGGAACCGTCCACCCACACCTTCCATATCGCCGCCGACTATCGCTTCGGCGCGCAGAACGGCGGCGGGGCTTCAATCGCTGCTCCGGTCTACAACTGGACCGGCTTCTACGTTGGCGGCGCGCTTGGCGCCGGAACGGCGGTTCACAAGCTGGGCATCGACTTTGGTGGCGGCGCTCTCGATGCCAATGGCATTGGCAGCGAAGGCGTGTTTGGCGAGTTGAACGCCGGCTACGACTACGATTTCGGCACCTGGGTTGCCGGCGTGCAGATCGATGGCCGCTATTCCGGAATTCGATCGAAACTCGACTTTCTGGGCGCTTCCGTCAAACTCGATTCCGATTATGGCTTCGACGCATTGGGCCGTGTCGGCGCCAAGGTCAACGAATCGACCCTGGCCTATGTGATCGGCGGCTACAGCTATCAACATTTTGATCTGAACGTTCCGGATCCGATCGGCGATATCGATTGGAACAAGAGTGGTTTCACGGTGGGTGGCGGCCTCGAAACGGCAGTCTCCAGCAACATGACTGTCGGTCTGGAATATCGCTATTCGCAATTCGCCAAGAAGGATCTCTCATCTGAATTTGGGGCACCGGATGGTACGCTGACCGACAAGGCTTCGTTCCAGACCGTGCGCATCGGCGCCAAGTACAAGTTCAACTAA
- a CDS encoding DUF1203 domain-containing protein, with protein sequence MTIQFKALPTEDVRLLQRGGPDAYGRAPERKISDGDGMPCRHCLRNIAAGDAYLILAYRPFPELQPYAETGPIFLHAQECERAAETEALPAILESPDYIVRGYGRDDRIVYGSGGVIPTGVIAARAETLFERDDIAYVHVRSARNNCYQCRIERA encoded by the coding sequence ATGACCATCCAGTTCAAAGCTCTGCCGACAGAGGATGTCAGGCTCCTCCAACGCGGCGGCCCCGATGCCTATGGCCGCGCGCCCGAGCGGAAGATTTCCGACGGAGACGGCATGCCGTGCCGGCACTGTCTCAGGAACATCGCGGCCGGCGACGCCTACCTTATCCTTGCATATCGGCCATTCCCGGAGCTGCAGCCCTACGCCGAAACCGGGCCGATCTTCTTGCATGCGCAAGAGTGCGAGCGGGCCGCCGAAACGGAGGCGCTCCCCGCGATTCTCGAAAGCCCGGACTACATCGTGCGCGGCTATGGCAGGGATGATCGTATCGTGTACGGCAGCGGCGGTGTCATCCCGACCGGGGTTATCGCTGCTCGAGCCGAGACGCTTTTCGAGCGTGACGACATTGCCTATGTGCATGTCCGCTCGGCGCGCAACAATTGCTACCAGTGCCGGATTGAGCGGGCCTGA
- a CDS encoding GNAT family N-acetyltransferase, with amino-acid sequence MENGALQDIEVTVTFLEMHAPPAVSPPMPYNRQVALLKTRDIPLHFYRYLMDRVGRKWHWVNVLRLDDDELSAGIHREDRDIRVLYLDGSPAGFFDLKPHLPEEVELAYFGMMEHATGQGIGRWFLGSAIAAAWSYGPKRVTVQTCTLDHPAALPLYQKLGFTPVAQKKEVVHPLPFTERSASVMRP; translated from the coding sequence ATGGAAAACGGCGCGCTGCAAGACATTGAAGTCACGGTGACTTTTCTCGAAATGCATGCGCCTCCTGCCGTCTCGCCACCGATGCCCTACAACCGCCAGGTCGCGTTGCTGAAGACGAGAGACATTCCCTTGCATTTTTACCGCTACCTGATGGACCGGGTGGGGCGCAAATGGCACTGGGTGAATGTTCTGCGGCTGGATGACGACGAGCTTTCGGCCGGCATCCACCGTGAGGACCGCGACATCAGGGTGCTCTACCTCGACGGTTCGCCGGCGGGCTTCTTCGATCTCAAGCCGCATTTGCCGGAGGAAGTGGAACTCGCCTATTTCGGCATGATGGAACATGCGACCGGGCAAGGTATCGGCCGCTGGTTCCTGGGCTCGGCGATCGCCGCGGCATGGTCGTATGGGCCGAAACGGGTGACGGTGCAGACCTGCACACTTGACCATCCGGCGGCTCTGCCGCTCTACCAGAAGCTCGGCTTCACGCCCGTCGCGCAGAAGAAAGAGGTGGTGCATCCGCTGCCTTTCACCGAGCGTTCGGCCAGCGTCATGCGGCCGTAA
- the sseA gene encoding 3-mercaptopyruvate sulfurtransferase codes for MAEDSPFTVDADWLQGRLGEPGVTIVDASWYLPAQKRDARAEYDAAHIPGARFLDQDAVSDPDAALPHTLPSPQHFAQYVGAMGVSADDTIVVYDGPGFFSAPRAWWMFRIMGVFQTYILDGGFDGWKATGRPITAEPTKIAPSIFHADFDAGRVASLADMRRIVETGRSQIADARGPGRFTGAEPEPRAGVRSGHMPGARNVPYSALSENGFLLSKDRLRKVIEDAGIDLSKPVVTSCGSGVTAAVVTLALETLGHTDNRLYDGSWTEWGGLSNTPVVTGPATTGKE; via the coding sequence ATGGCCGAAGACAGTCCTTTCACCGTCGATGCGGACTGGTTGCAGGGGCGCCTGGGCGAACCTGGTGTGACCATTGTAGACGCGTCCTGGTACCTGCCGGCCCAAAAGCGCGACGCGCGCGCCGAATATGATGCAGCCCACATTCCCGGTGCCCGATTCCTGGATCAGGATGCGGTTTCGGATCCCGACGCCGCTTTACCGCATACGCTGCCGTCGCCTCAGCATTTTGCGCAATATGTCGGTGCGATGGGCGTCTCGGCCGACGACACGATTGTCGTCTATGACGGTCCGGGATTCTTCTCGGCACCGCGGGCATGGTGGATGTTTCGCATTATGGGCGTTTTCCAGACCTACATTCTGGACGGCGGCTTCGACGGCTGGAAGGCAACTGGCCGGCCAATAACGGCTGAACCGACGAAGATCGCGCCAAGCATCTTCCATGCCGATTTCGACGCCGGTCGCGTCGCCAGTCTGGCCGACATGCGCCGGATCGTCGAGACCGGGAGAAGCCAGATCGCCGATGCCCGGGGGCCGGGCCGTTTCACCGGCGCCGAGCCCGAGCCTCGCGCCGGTGTCCGCTCCGGCCATATGCCAGGCGCGCGCAATGTGCCGTATTCCGCGCTATCGGAGAACGGCTTTCTGCTTTCGAAGGATCGTTTGCGCAAGGTGATCGAGGACGCTGGCATTGACCTGTCGAAGCCCGTGGTCACATCTTGTGGCTCCGGGGTCACCGCGGCCGTGGTCACTCTGGCACTGGAGACGCTTGGCCACACCGACAACAGGCTTTATGACGGCTCGTGGACCGAGTGGGGCGGGCTTTCGAACACGCCTGTCGTGACCGGCCCCGCGACGACCGGCAAGGAATGA
- a CDS encoding alanyl-tRNA editing protein: protein MAHKTQALFRDDAYLSTADATVVDVNDRGGIILDRTIFYATSGGQPGDTGYLERTDGSRIAVAATITGETKDEIIHVPSPEQAALAVGEKVKLAIDWERRHLLMRMHAACHLLTVVCPFPITGAAVSEDDSRVDFDIPDASFTREEVTAGLMDLVRADHPIFTRLISDEELAANPGLVKSKNVRPPVGTGKIRLVCIGENASVDSQPCGGTHVKSTGEIGEIHIGKIEKKGRENRRFRIRFGPMPAA from the coding sequence ATGGCGCACAAGACACAAGCGCTGTTTCGTGACGATGCCTATCTCAGCACGGCGGACGCGACGGTCGTTGATGTCAACGACCGTGGCGGCATCATTCTCGACCGGACGATCTTCTACGCCACGTCGGGCGGCCAGCCGGGAGACACCGGCTATCTCGAACGCACCGATGGCAGCCGCATCGCCGTCGCGGCCACCATCACAGGTGAGACCAAGGATGAGATCATTCATGTGCCGTCGCCGGAGCAGGCGGCCTTGGCGGTCGGCGAGAAGGTGAAACTCGCCATCGACTGGGAACGTCGGCACCTGTTGATGCGCATGCACGCCGCTTGCCACCTTCTCACCGTTGTCTGTCCGTTCCCGATCACGGGTGCGGCGGTTTCCGAGGACGACAGCCGTGTCGATTTCGACATTCCGGACGCCAGCTTCACCAGGGAAGAGGTGACGGCGGGCCTGATGGATCTGGTGCGGGCCGATCATCCGATTTTCACCCGGCTGATCAGCGACGAGGAACTTGCCGCGAACCCAGGCCTGGTGAAATCCAAGAACGTCCGACCGCCGGTCGGTACAGGCAAGATCCGCCTGGTCTGCATCGGTGAGAACGCCTCGGTGGACAGCCAGCCCTGCGGTGGCACGCATGTGAAAAGCACTGGGGAAATAGGCGAAATCCATATCGGCAAGATCGAAAAGAAGGGCCGCGAGAACAGGCGCTTCCGCATCCGCTTCGGCCCGATGCCGGCGGCTTGA
- a CDS encoding cysteine synthase A has protein sequence MPRSVIDAIGNTPLIRLNKASEETGCEILGKAEFMNPGQSVKDRAGLFIIRDAEQRGLLQPGGVIVEGTAGNTGIGLTLVAKALGYRTVIVIPDTQSQEKKDTIRVLGAELIEVPAVPYKNPNNYVKLSGRLAEQMARTEPNGAIWANQFDNVANRDGHIRTTAEEIWAQTGGKVDGFVSAVGSGGTLAGVAMGLKAKSKDVKIALADPLGAALYSFYTSGELKSEGSSITEGIGQGRITANLEGFTPDFSFQIRDEDALPVVFDLIQEEGLCVGGSTGINIAGAIRLARELGPGHTIVTILCDYGTRYQSKLFNPQFLREKNLPVPGWMELQSKISVPFEKVA, from the coding sequence ATGCCCCGTTCTGTGATCGACGCGATCGGCAACACGCCTCTGATCCGCCTCAACAAAGCTTCCGAAGAAACCGGCTGCGAGATCCTGGGCAAGGCCGAGTTCATGAATCCTGGACAGTCGGTCAAGGATCGGGCCGGCCTGTTCATCATCCGCGACGCTGAGCAGCGCGGCCTGCTGCAGCCGGGTGGCGTCATCGTCGAGGGGACGGCCGGCAACACGGGCATCGGCTTGACGCTGGTCGCCAAGGCGCTTGGTTACCGCACCGTCATCGTCATTCCGGACACGCAGAGCCAGGAAAAGAAGGACACGATCAGGGTGCTCGGCGCCGAGCTGATCGAAGTGCCGGCCGTGCCTTACAAGAACCCCAACAATTACGTGAAACTGTCGGGACGGCTGGCCGAGCAGATGGCGAGAACCGAGCCGAATGGCGCTATCTGGGCCAACCAGTTCGACAATGTCGCCAACCGCGATGGCCACATCCGTACCACTGCGGAAGAAATCTGGGCCCAGACCGGCGGGAAGGTCGATGGTTTCGTCTCCGCGGTGGGTTCCGGCGGAACGCTGGCCGGCGTCGCCATGGGGCTGAAGGCCAAGAGCAAGGACGTGAAGATCGCGCTCGCCGACCCATTGGGGGCCGCGCTCTACAGTTTCTACACCAGCGGCGAGTTGAAGTCCGAGGGCAGTTCGATCACCGAAGGCATCGGGCAGGGACGCATCACCGCCAATCTCGAAGGGTTCACGCCGGACTTTTCCTTCCAAATCAGGGACGAGGATGCACTGCCGGTCGTCTTCGACCTGATCCAGGAAGAAGGTTTGTGCGTCGGCGGCTCGACCGGCATCAATATCGCCGGCGCGATCCGGCTGGCCAGGGAATTAGGCCCCGGCCACACCATCGTGACCATTCTTTGCGACTACGGCACGCGCTACCAGTCGAAATTGTTCAACCCGCAGTTCCTGCGCGAGAAGAACCTTCCGGTGCCGGGCTGGATGGAGTTGCAGAGCAAGATTTCGGTGCCTTTCGAGAAGGTCGCTTGA
- a CDS encoding SDR family oxidoreductase yields MTLYRADPKHGVAWVTGGSSGIGRSLARDLASQGYAVAVTALDDDPIDTLIVETAQMPGSVTAFPCDVTDEPRMARTVAAIEKELGPIVLAVFNAGNYISTPGEALVVSDFRRSFEVNYFGIINGLVPVVEHMRVRARGHVVLVGSVTAYFGWPTTAAYGGTKAAINILAESLKYDFDKMNIRVQVINPGFVDTPLTEKNMLPMPGLMPVSRATRRMVRGIKSGGFEVTFPYRTSWPLKFLALLPRPWSRWVISLTTSWKARPLHYERKRPAE; encoded by the coding sequence ATGACACTCTATCGGGCCGATCCGAAACACGGCGTCGCCTGGGTCACGGGCGGCAGCAGCGGCATTGGGCGCTCGCTGGCCAGGGACCTGGCCTCACAGGGCTATGCGGTCGCGGTAACGGCGCTGGACGACGATCCGATCGACACGCTCATCGTCGAGACGGCGCAGATGCCGGGAAGCGTCACGGCCTTTCCCTGCGATGTCACAGACGAACCGCGCATGGCAAGAACGGTCGCCGCGATCGAGAAAGAACTCGGCCCGATCGTGCTCGCCGTCTTCAATGCGGGAAACTACATCTCCACGCCTGGAGAGGCTCTCGTCGTCAGCGATTTTCGTCGTTCTTTCGAGGTCAACTATTTCGGCATCATCAACGGGTTGGTGCCGGTCGTGGAACATATGCGCGTGCGGGCGCGCGGCCATGTCGTTCTGGTCGGCTCGGTCACCGCCTATTTCGGCTGGCCGACCACGGCCGCCTATGGCGGCACCAAGGCGGCGATCAACATCCTGGCCGAGTCCCTGAAGTACGATTTCGACAAGATGAACATCCGCGTCCAGGTAATAAACCCCGGTTTCGTCGACACACCGCTGACCGAAAAGAACATGCTGCCGATGCCGGGCCTGATGCCGGTCAGCCGTGCGACGCGCCGCATGGTGCGGGGCATCAAATCCGGCGGCTTTGAAGTCACCTTTCCGTATCGCACGAGCTGGCCCCTGAAATTTCTTGCCCTGCTGCCGAGGCCATGGTCCCGATGGGTGATCAGCCTCACGACCAGCTGGAAGGCCCGGCCGCTGCATTACGAGCGCAAGCGGCCCGCCGAATAG
- a CDS encoding alpha/beta hydrolase encodes MGRRIVLAVLGLIAVLALILVFGPRVPVDTTVHFNPSVIGDDPQAYVAKVEAGVPGIRDGLEKEIIWANPMVHAKTPLSIVYIHGFSASKGEVRPLPDEVAERLDANLFYTRLTGHGEDGAAMTQGSVNAWINDYEEALAIGRAIGDKVIVISTSTGGSLAAWAATQPGVSEGVAAIAFISPNFGVKASGAEILTMPWGKQIAELVAGKERSFVPHNALHEKFWTTSYPIAATMPMQALTELAYGAPVEKATIPALFIFSDMDKVVRPDRTREIAARWGGAHELVPMESTGDPDNHVLAGDALSPSTTAFLVQRIAVWIEAVAK; translated from the coding sequence ATGGGGCGACGGATCGTGCTTGCTGTGCTGGGCCTGATCGCCGTCCTTGCACTGATCTTGGTATTTGGTCCTCGCGTTCCCGTCGATACCACGGTCCACTTCAATCCTTCCGTGATCGGTGACGATCCGCAGGCCTATGTGGCCAAGGTGGAAGCCGGCGTGCCCGGCATCCGCGATGGGCTGGAGAAGGAGATCATCTGGGCCAACCCGATGGTGCATGCCAAGACGCCGCTGTCGATCGTCTATATCCACGGCTTCTCGGCTTCAAAGGGCGAGGTCCGCCCCCTGCCCGACGAGGTCGCCGAGCGACTCGACGCCAACCTCTTCTATACCCGTCTTACCGGGCACGGCGAGGACGGCGCGGCCATGACGCAGGGAAGCGTCAATGCCTGGATCAACGATTATGAGGAGGCACTCGCCATCGGCCGGGCGATCGGCGACAAGGTGATCGTCATCTCAACCTCGACCGGCGGCTCGCTGGCGGCATGGGCGGCAACGCAGCCCGGCGTATCGGAGGGGGTGGCGGCCATAGCGTTCATCTCGCCCAATTTCGGCGTGAAGGCATCCGGCGCCGAGATCCTGACCATGCCATGGGGCAAACAGATCGCCGAACTCGTTGCCGGCAAGGAACGCAGCTTTGTGCCGCACAACGCGCTCCACGAAAAATTCTGGACCACCAGCTATCCGATCGCCGCGACGATGCCGATGCAAGCGCTGACGGAACTTGCCTATGGCGCGCCGGTGGAGAAGGCGACCATCCCTGCCCTGTTCATCTTCTCGGATATGGACAAGGTGGTGCGGCCCGATCGCACACGGGAGATTGCGGCGCGCTGGGGCGGCGCACACGAGCTGGTCCCCATGGAAAGTACGGGCGATCCCGACAACCATGTCCTTGCCGGAGACGCGCTGTCGCCGTCGACCACGGCTTTCCTCGTGCAACGGATCGCGGTCTGGATCGAAGCTGTCGCCAAATAG